A stretch of Clostridium sp. BJN0001 DNA encodes these proteins:
- a CDS encoding C-GCAxxG-C-C family (seleno)protein, which yields MLKETARELWLDKKLDLNCAECILYAVNKEYSLDISKETLKTMAGFGGGMGVGEICGAISGAIASISILFTEVSGHKSPKVRAMSKKFIERFKSSLGYIRCADLKKNIHDKEERSCLHMIETSAEILGEIIKEEKGN from the coding sequence ATGTTAAAGGAAACAGCTAGAGAGCTCTGGCTTGATAAAAAATTAGATCTTAATTGTGCAGAATGTATTTTATATGCTGTTAATAAAGAATATAGCTTAGATATTTCTAAAGAAACATTAAAGACAATGGCAGGCTTCGGAGGAGGAATGGGAGTTGGCGAAATATGTGGAGCAATAAGTGGAGCTATAGCTTCAATAAGCATTCTATTTACAGAAGTAAGTGGACACAAAAGTCCTAAAGTTAGAGCAATGTCAAAAAAGTTTATAGAAAGATTTAAATCTTCTTTAGGATATATAAGATGTGCAGATTTAAAGAAGAATATTCACGATAAAGAGGAAAGATCTTGTTTACATATGATAGAAACTTCTGCAGAAATTTTGGGAGAAATTATTAAAGAAGAAAAGGGAAATTAA
- a CDS encoding electron transfer flavoprotein subunit alpha/FixB family protein codes for MNIADYKGVWVFAEQREGELQKVSLELLGQGRKVADKLGVKLTAVLLGNNIEALANTLAEHGADEVLVAEDKNLQHYTTDAYCKVISDLAAERKPGILFIGATFIGRDLGPRIAARLQTGLTADCTSIDVEVEGGELLATRPAFGGNLMATIACPEHRPQMATVRPGVFEKITTDPSKCKIEKVNVRLTDSDVRTAVLETVKTAKDIIDISEAKIIVSGGRGVGSKENFEMLKELADVLGGVVAGSRAAVEKGWIDNAYQVGQTGKTVKPTIYVACGISGAIQHVAGMQDSEVIIAINKDETAPIMKIADFGIVGDVKKVIPELIAQAKAVKEAE; via the coding sequence ATGAATATAGCAGATTATAAAGGCGTTTGGGTCTTCGCTGAACAAAGAGAAGGCGAATTACAAAAGGTATCTTTAGAATTACTTGGACAAGGTAGAAAAGTTGCAGATAAATTAGGAGTAAAATTAACAGCTGTTTTACTTGGAAATAATATAGAAGCTTTAGCTAATACATTAGCTGAGCACGGAGCTGATGAAGTTTTAGTTGCAGAAGATAAAAACTTACAGCATTATACAACAGATGCATATTGTAAAGTTATTTCTGATTTAGCAGCAGAAAGAAAGCCAGGAATATTATTTATAGGAGCTACATTTATTGGTAGAGATTTAGGACCAAGAATAGCTGCAAGATTACAGACTGGATTAACAGCAGACTGTACTTCAATCGATGTTGAAGTTGAAGGTGGAGAACTTTTAGCTACAAGACCAGCATTTGGTGGTAACTTAATGGCTACAATCGCATGCCCAGAACATAGACCACAGATGGCAACTGTAAGACCAGGAGTATTCGAAAAGATTACAACAGATCCATCAAAATGTAAAATAGAAAAAGTTAACGTTAGATTAACTGATAGCGATGTAAGAACTGCTGTTTTAGAAACAGTTAAGACTGCTAAAGATATAATTGATATATCAGAAGCTAAAATAATTGTTTCAGGTGGTAGAGGAGTAGGCTCTAAAGAAAACTTTGAAATGCTTAAAGAATTAGCAGATGTTTTAGGCGGAGTTGTTGCAGGATCAAGAGCAGCTGTAGAAAAAGGCTGGATTGATAATGCATACCAAGTAGGACAGACTGGTAAGACTGTTAAACCAACAATATATGTTGCTTGTGGTATTTCAGGAGCAATACAGCATGTCGCTGGTATGCAGGATTCTGAAGTTATTATAGCAATAAACAAAGATGAAACAGCACCAATAATGAAGATAGCAGATTTTGGTATCGTTGGAGACGTTAAGAAGGTTATTCCTGAATTAATCGCTCAAGCAAAGGCTGTTAAAGAAGCTGAATAA
- a CDS encoding electron transfer flavoprotein subunit beta/FixA family protein, whose amino-acid sequence MNIVVCLKQVPDTTVVKINPKTGTLIRDGVPSIINPEDKHALEGALQLKEQLGGKVTVISMGLPMAKAALREALCMGADEAILLTDRALGGADTLATSKALAGLIKTLDYDLVFAGRQAIDGDTAQVGPEIAEHLNIPQVTYVQSVEADGNTLKVKRALEDGYQVVEVKTPCLLTAIEELNEARYMNVSNIFATCDDQIIVKTADDIDVDKSELGLKGSPTKVKKSMTKEVKGAGELVKESPKEAVTYVLSKLKEKHYI is encoded by the coding sequence ATGAATATAGTAGTTTGTTTAAAACAAGTTCCAGATACTACAGTAGTAAAGATAAATCCAAAAACTGGTACATTAATCAGAGATGGTGTTCCATCAATAATTAACCCAGAAGATAAGCATGCACTTGAAGGCGCACTTCAGTTAAAAGAACAGTTAGGCGGAAAAGTAACTGTTATAAGCATGGGACTTCCAATGGCAAAGGCTGCTCTTAGAGAAGCTTTATGTATGGGAGCTGATGAAGCTATTCTTTTAACAGATAGAGCACTTGGAGGAGCTGATACATTAGCAACTTCAAAAGCTTTAGCAGGACTTATAAAGACTTTAGATTATGATTTAGTATTTGCAGGAAGACAGGCAATAGATGGAGATACTGCACAAGTTGGACCAGAAATTGCTGAACATTTAAATATTCCACAGGTTACTTATGTACAGAGCGTAGAAGCTGATGGAAATACATTAAAAGTTAAGAGAGCTTTAGAAGATGGATACCAAGTTGTAGAAGTTAAAACTCCTTGTCTTTTAACTGCAATTGAAGAATTAAACGAAGCAAGATATATGAATGTATCAAACATTTTTGCAACTTGCGATGATCAGATAATTGTAAAGACTGCAGACGACATAGATGTAGATAAGTCTGAATTAGGACTTAAAGGATCACCTACAAAAGTTAAAAAGTCTATGACAAAAGAAGTAAAAGGTGCTGGAGAATTAGTTAAAGAATCACCTAAGGAAGCAGTAACTTATGTACTTTCTAAATTAAAAGAGAAACACTACATCTAA
- a CDS encoding MBOAT family O-acyltransferase: MVFSNSIFMFVLLPITILGYYIIPQKFISFRNLFIFIVSLLFYAWGEPVYVSIIILSIIMNYFYAILVENNEKNKKIQKFVIIIMLTSNLGILFLFKYLKFFISNINAVLGSNITEPQISLPIGISFFTFQAISYVIDVYRSKVVDGNKIKAQRNIINLGLYIAFFPQLIAGPIVRYNTIAAQIKHRIHSTDKFGQGVKRFIVGVSKKVILADNLGLLADKAFTMLADQGTIPGSFAWLGAVAYTMQIFFDFSGYSDMAIGLGKMFGFEFMENFNYPYISKTATEFWRRWHISLGNWFKDYVYIPLGGNKKGLKRTIINSFVVWAFTGIWHGAAWNFIFWGLYYFVLISIEKIIKNYTRNIKIPVFFNAFKHIYLIIAVVFGWVLFRAPNLTDAVKYIESMIGVNSNCFFDSTTLWFIYTNKYFLIAAILFSIPIVPFITNRFKILSSKIENNKMFDWLYSMGYSFSYMILLIVNISYIIKSTYSPFIYFNF, encoded by the coding sequence ATGGTATTTAGTAATTCTATTTTTATGTTTGTACTACTTCCAATAACAATACTTGGATACTATATAATCCCTCAAAAGTTTATTAGTTTTAGAAATTTATTTATTTTTATAGTAAGTTTATTATTTTATGCTTGGGGAGAACCTGTATATGTAAGTATAATTATATTATCAATAATAATGAATTATTTTTATGCAATACTTGTTGAAAATAATGAAAAAAATAAAAAGATTCAAAAATTTGTTATTATAATTATGCTTACATCAAATTTAGGAATACTGTTTCTCTTTAAATACTTGAAATTTTTTATTAGTAATATAAATGCAGTGTTAGGCAGTAATATTACAGAACCACAGATATCATTACCAATTGGAATATCGTTTTTTACTTTTCAGGCTATATCTTATGTAATTGATGTATATAGAAGTAAAGTGGTAGATGGAAATAAAATAAAAGCTCAGAGAAATATAATTAATTTAGGGCTTTATATAGCATTTTTTCCACAGCTTATTGCAGGACCAATTGTACGATACAATACTATTGCAGCACAGATAAAACATAGAATTCATAGTACAGATAAATTTGGACAAGGTGTTAAAAGATTTATTGTTGGAGTATCAAAGAAAGTAATTTTAGCTGATAATTTAGGATTACTTGCAGATAAAGCATTTACAATGCTTGCAGATCAAGGAACAATTCCTGGTTCATTTGCATGGCTAGGTGCTGTTGCATATACAATGCAGATATTTTTTGATTTTTCAGGTTATTCAGATATGGCAATAGGTTTAGGAAAGATGTTTGGATTTGAGTTTATGGAAAATTTCAATTATCCATATATATCAAAGACAGCAACAGAATTTTGGAGAAGATGGCATATTTCCTTAGGAAATTGGTTTAAAGACTATGTATATATACCACTCGGAGGAAATAAAAAAGGACTCAAAAGGACAATAATTAATTCATTTGTTGTATGGGCCTTTACAGGTATATGGCATGGTGCAGCATGGAATTTTATATTCTGGGGATTATATTATTTTGTACTAATATCTATTGAAAAGATAATTAAAAATTATACAAGAAATATAAAAATACCTGTATTTTTTAATGCTTTTAAACATATTTATCTCATAATAGCAGTGGTTTTTGGATGGGTATTATTTAGGGCACCAAATTTAACTGATGCAGTTAAATATATTGAATCTATGATAGGAGTTAATTCAAATTGCTTTTTTGATAGTACTACACTTTGGTTTATTTATACAAATAAATATTTTCTTATTGCAGCAATATTATTTAGTATACCGATAGTACCTTTTATTACAAATAGATTTAAAATTTTATCTTCCAAAATAGAAAATAATAAAATGTTTGATTGGCTTTATAGTATGGGATATTCATTTTCATATATGATACTTTTGATAGTTAATATATCATATATTATAAAATCAACATATAGTCCATTTATTTATTTCAACTTCTAA
- a CDS encoding DNA glycosylase gives MDYETVFERGDHAVISGVKNFSIKQTFESGQSFRFYKKSDTHYILVAHSKVIELVQENDEIHIFNTNKKEVEDVWIDYFDLERDYSCIKEKLSDDSLLKKSIEFGEGIRILNQDPFEILISFIISARNNIPSIMKTINKISEKWGNKIEYKGETYYTFPTIMQIKDASLDEIKETGASFRSKYILDTIGKIYSSYVNENDLSDEEEIQKYDLNYIKNLNDDECHKALQEFKGVGSKVADCVMLFSMQKHSAFPVDVWVKRAMIHFYGASDVSLNKIRIFGRDKFKTLSGFAQQYLFYYARENKIKL, from the coding sequence TTGGATTATGAAACAGTATTTGAAAGAGGAGATCATGCTGTAATATCTGGAGTTAAGAATTTTAGTATTAAACAGACTTTTGAATCGGGACAGTCGTTTAGATTTTATAAGAAGAGTGATACTCATTATATTCTTGTTGCACATTCAAAAGTAATTGAATTAGTACAAGAAAATGATGAAATTCATATTTTTAATACGAATAAAAAAGAAGTTGAAGATGTATGGATAGATTATTTTGATCTTGAAAGAGATTATTCATGTATAAAAGAAAAATTATCAGATGATTCTCTTCTAAAAAAAAGCATAGAGTTTGGAGAAGGAATAAGAATTTTAAATCAAGATCCTTTTGAAATTCTTATAAGTTTTATAATTTCAGCAAGAAATAACATACCCTCAATAATGAAGACTATCAATAAAATTTCAGAAAAATGGGGAAATAAAATAGAGTATAAAGGGGAAACATACTATACTTTTCCAACCATTATGCAGATAAAAGATGCATCTCTTGATGAAATAAAAGAAACAGGAGCATCTTTTAGAAGTAAATACATATTAGACACAATAGGTAAGATATATAGTTCTTATGTTAATGAAAATGATTTATCGGATGAAGAAGAGATACAGAAGTATGATCTTAATTATATAAAAAATTTAAATGATGATGAATGTCATAAAGCACTTCAAGAGTTTAAAGGTGTTGGCTCAAAAGTGGCAGACTGTGTTATGCTTTTTTCTATGCAGAAGCATTCAGCATTTCCTGTTGATGTATGGGTAAAACGTGCAATGATACATTTTTATGGTGCATCTGATGTATCACTTAATAAAATAAGAATTTTTGGAAGAGACAAATTTAAAACATTATCTGGATTTGCTCAGCAGTATCTTTTCTATTATGCACGTGAAAATAAAATAAAATTATAA
- a CDS encoding methyl-accepting chemotaxis protein, whose product MKTKKDDLSVKERLHLTFSRIFSIGLIIYLVFAVMMFFVNFSYRKIIASLSASNGLSVSAQSTLTILNLVQILIFVGAIILAGVLFKKVKNLPKTISNISKEKVLSINEKVSQMADGNFEMKFDSKEDDEFYELEQSLFKIESTINASISDMQKILMEISQGNIDINMDDHIEYKGDFQKLKASIEEILFYLNYIFGEIRTATKQVSGGSGEVAQTAQTLSEGTTDQAGSIDKLTASIAKINMGIQHTAQNASETSKISNNLSNKIDESNKKMTQMLEAMNAIEESSNNINNIIATIDDIAEQTNLLALNAAIESARAGEAGKGFSVVAEEVGELASQSAEAVNKTSELIKTSIDAVNRGKDLANDTAQSLSKVVEEVSASVVYIDMIAQAASEQSASVKQINEGVDKIADVVQSNSAIAEESAAASQELTAQSQSLDKLLEGFKIRKYE is encoded by the coding sequence ATGAAAACTAAAAAAGACGATCTTTCAGTTAAAGAAAGATTGCATTTAACTTTTAGTAGAATATTTTCTATAGGACTTATTATATATCTAGTTTTTGCAGTTATGATGTTTTTTGTTAACTTTAGTTATAGAAAAATAATAGCATCATTATCAGCATCAAATGGATTATCAGTTTCTGCTCAAAGTACATTAACAATTTTAAATTTAGTTCAAATTTTAATATTTGTAGGTGCAATAATACTAGCAGGAGTATTATTTAAAAAGGTAAAAAATTTACCTAAAACTATTTCAAACATTTCAAAAGAAAAAGTTTTAAGTATAAATGAAAAAGTTTCACAAATGGCAGATGGAAATTTTGAGATGAAGTTTGATTCAAAAGAAGACGATGAATTCTATGAACTAGAACAATCACTTTTTAAAATTGAATCTACAATCAATGCGTCAATATCTGATATGCAGAAGATATTAATGGAAATATCTCAAGGAAATATTGATATTAATATGGATGACCATATTGAATATAAAGGAGATTTTCAGAAACTTAAAGCATCTATTGAGGAAATATTATTCTATCTTAATTACATATTTGGAGAAATAAGAACAGCTACAAAACAAGTAAGCGGAGGATCAGGAGAAGTAGCACAGACAGCGCAGACTTTATCAGAGGGGACAACAGATCAAGCTGGATCAATTGATAAGCTTACAGCTTCCATAGCAAAAATAAATATGGGAATACAACATACAGCACAGAATGCATCTGAAACAAGTAAAATATCTAATAATCTTTCAAATAAAATTGATGAAAGTAATAAAAAGATGACTCAGATGCTTGAGGCTATGAATGCAATTGAAGAATCATCAAACAATATAAACAATATAATTGCAACAATTGATGATATAGCAGAACAGACTAATCTTTTAGCTTTAAATGCAGCTATTGAATCAGCAAGAGCTGGAGAAGCAGGAAAAGGATTTTCTGTTGTTGCAGAAGAAGTAGGAGAACTTGCATCGCAGAGTGCAGAAGCAGTTAATAAGACATCAGAATTAATTAAAACTTCTATTGATGCAGTAAACAGAGGAAAAGACCTTGCAAATGATACAGCACAGTCTTTAAGTAAAGTAGTTGAAGAAGTTTCTGCATCAGTTGTCTATATAGATATGATTGCACAGGCAGCATCTGAGCAGTCAGCTTCAGTTAAGCAGATAAATGAAGGAGTAGACAAAATAGCTGATGTAGTACAGTCAAATTCTGCTATAGCAGAAGAAAGTGCTGCAGCAAGTCAAGAACTTACAGCACAGTCTCAAAGCTTAGACAAGCTTCTTGAAGGATTTAAAATAAGAAAATATGAATAG
- a CDS encoding 3-hydroxybutyryl-CoA dehydrogenase, whose translation MKKVFVLGAGTMGSGIVQAFAQNGCEVIVRDIKDEFVQRGLDNINKTLTKRVSKGKMDEAKKDEILSRISGTTDMKLAADCDLVVEAAIENMKIKQSIFKELDEICKPETILASNTSSLSITEVASATNRPEKVIGMHFFNPAPVMKLIEVIRGAKTSQETFENVKAIAEEIGKTPVEVAEAPGFVVNRILIPMINEAACIFMEGVASAEDIDNAMKLGANHPMGPLALGDLIGLDVCVAIMDVLYNETGDTKYRCCPLLRKYVRAGWLGRKSKKGFFDYTR comes from the coding sequence ATGAAAAAGGTATTTGTACTTGGAGCTGGAACAATGGGTTCTGGAATCGTTCAGGCATTTGCACAAAACGGATGCGAAGTAATTGTAAGAGACATCAAAGATGAATTCGTTCAAAGAGGACTTGACAATATAAATAAGACTTTAACTAAGCGTGTTAGTAAAGGAAAAATGGATGAAGCAAAGAAAGATGAAATTCTTTCAAGAATATCTGGAACTACAGATATGAAATTAGCTGCTGACTGCGATTTAGTAGTTGAAGCTGCAATAGAAAACATGAAGATTAAGCAGAGTATATTTAAAGAATTAGATGAAATCTGTAAACCAGAAACTATTTTAGCTTCTAATACATCTTCATTATCAATAACTGAAGTAGCATCTGCTACAAATAGACCAGAAAAAGTTATAGGAATGCATTTCTTTAACCCTGCACCTGTTATGAAGTTAATAGAAGTAATAAGAGGAGCTAAGACATCTCAGGAAACTTTCGAAAACGTAAAAGCAATTGCTGAAGAAATAGGAAAGACTCCTGTAGAAGTTGCAGAAGCACCAGGATTTGTTGTAAACAGAATTTTAATTCCAATGATCAACGAAGCTGCATGTATATTCATGGAAGGTGTTGCTTCAGCAGAAGATATCGATAATGCAATGAAACTTGGAGCTAATCACCCAATGGGACCTTTAGCATTAGGAGATTTAATTGGACTTGATGTATGCGTAGCTATCATGGATGTTTTATATAATGAAACAGGAGATACTAAGTATAGATGTTGCCCACTTCTTAGAAAATATGTAAGAGCAGGATGGCTTGGAAGAAAGTCTAAGAAAGGTTTCTTCGACTATACTAGATAA